One part of the Muntiacus reevesi chromosome 20, mMunRee1.1, whole genome shotgun sequence genome encodes these proteins:
- the TRIM15 gene encoding E3 ubiquitin-protein ligase TRIM15: MPSTPSHKGAACSKCKGPLEEAVTAACGHTFCRLCLPPPSRMGAQPSGRVLLCALCEEKEPSETLLVPMPLGPLGETYCAEHGEKIYFFCENDAEFLCVFCREGPSHQAHVVGFLDEAIQPYRDRLRSRLEALSTERDEIDDMKSREDQKLQVLLAQIESKKQQVEGAFERLQQELREQQRLLLARLTELEQQIWKERDEYLSKLSEEVARLGAQVKELEEKCQQPASELLQDVRVNQSRCEMKTFVSPEAISPDLVKKIRDLHRKILTLPEMMRAFSENLVHHLETESGVVTLDPQTASGSLVLSEDRKSVRYTRQKQNLPESPLRFEGLPMVLGSPGFSSGRHRWQVEVQLGDGGGCTVGVVGEEVRRKGEQGLRAEEGVWAVVLSHQQCWASTSPETDLPLSDIPRRVGVALDYEAGCVALLDADTQAHIFTFTASFSGKVFPFFAVWKKGSCLTLKG; the protein is encoded by the exons ATGCCCTCGACCCCCTCCCACAAAGGGGCCGCCTGTTCCAAGTGCAAagggcccctggaggaggcagtgacCGCCGCCTGCGGACACACCTTCTGCCGGCTGTGCCTTCCTCCGCCCTCCCGGATGGGGGCCCAGCCCTCCGGCAGGGTCCTGCTCTGTGCCCTCTGCGAGGAGAAGGAGCCGAGCGAGACCCTCCTGGTCCCCATGCCCCTGGGCCCTCTCGGGGAGACTTACTGTGCGGAGCACGGCGAGAAGATCTACTTCTTCTGCGAGAATGATGCCGAGTTCCTCTGCGTGTTCTGCCGGGAGGGTCCCTCCCACCAGGCCCACGTCGTGGGCTTCCTGGATGAGGCCATCCAGCCTTACCGG GACCGTCTCAGGAGTCGACTGGAAGCTCTGAGCACAGAGAGAGATGAGATTGACGACATGAAGAGCCGGGAAGACCAGAAGCTCCAAGTGCTCCTG GCTCAGATTGAAAGCAAGAAGCAGCAGGTGGAAGGGGCTTTTGAGAGGCTGCAGCAGGAGCTGAGGGAACAGCAGCGCCTCCTGCTGGCCAGGCTGACGGAGCTGGAGCAGCAGATATGGAAGGAGAGGGACGAGTATCTCTCCAAACTCTCTGAGGAAGTGGCCCGGCTGGGAGCCCAGGTCAAGGAGCTGGAGGAGAAGTGTCAGCAGCCAGCAAGTGAGCTTCTGCAA gatGTCAGAGTCAACCAGAGCAG GTGTGAGATGAAGACTTTTGTGAGTCCAGAGGCCATTTCTCCTGACCTTGTAAAAAAGATCCGTGATCTCCACAGGAAAATACTCACCCTCCCAGAGATgatgagggctttctctg AAAATCTGGTACATCATCTGGAAACAGAATCAG GGGTCGTCACTCTGGACCCTCAGACGGCCAGCGGGAGCCTGGTCCTCTCCGAGGACAGGAAGTCTGTGAGGTACACCCGGCAGAAGCAGAACCTGCCGGAGAGCCCCCTGCGCTTCGAGGGTCTCCCGATGGTGCTGGGGTCCCCCGGCTTCTCCTCGGGGCGCCATCGCTGGCAGGTGGAGGTGCAGCTGGGGGACGGCGGCGGATGCACGGTGGGGGTGGTcggggaggaggtgaggaggaaGGGGGAGCAAGGCCTGCGCGCCGAGGAGGGCGTCTGGGCGGTGGTcctctcccaccagcagtgcTGGGCCAGCACCTCCCCGGAGACCGACCTGCCGCTGAGCGACATCCCGCGCCGCGTGGGCGTCGCCCTGGACTACGAGGCGGGGTGCGTGGCCCTGCTGGACGCCGACACCCAGGCGCACATCTTCACCTTCACCGCCTCCTTCTCCGGCAAAGTCTTCCCCTTCTTCGCTGTCTGGAAAAAGGGTTCCTGCCTAACCTTAAAAGGCTGA
- the TRIM10 gene encoding tripartite motif-containing protein 10 → MASAASVTSLADEVNCPVCQGTLREPVTIDCGHNFCRVCLTRYLEITNPDREEPPTCPLCKEPFRPGNFRPNWQLANVVENIERLKLVTQMDSDEEDVCPEHGEKVYFFCEDDEMQLCVVCREAWEHRAHTVRFLEDAAGPYREQIQKCLECLRKEREEIQEIQSRENRRIQVLLTQVATKKQKVISEFAHLSQFLEEQQSILLAQLEKLDEDILKHRDEFDVLVAGEIGRFNSLIEELEEKKERPARELLTDIRSTLIRCETRRCRKPVAISPELGQRIRDFPQQAFPLRREMKLFLEKLSFELDYEPAHISLDPRTSHPKLLLSEDYQQARFSYKWQKSPDNPQRFDRATCVLAHCGFTGGRHTWVVSVDLAHGGSCTLGVVSRDIRRKGELRMRPEEGVWAVRLAWGFVSALSSFPTRLTLEEQPQQVRVSIDYEVGWVTFANAVTQEPIYTFTASFTQKVFPFFGLWGRGSKFSLSSQEGADTLS, encoded by the exons atggCCTCAGCTGCTTCCGTGACCAGCCTGGCAGATGAGGTCAACTGCCCCGTCTGCCAAGGGACCCTCAGAGAACCGGTCACCATCGACTGTGGCCACAACTTCTGCCGAGTCTGCCTCACCCGCTACCTGGAGATCACCAACCCGGACCGCGAGGAGCCCCCGACCTGCCCGCTCTGCAAGGAGCCTTTCCGTCCAGGGAACTTCCGGCCCAACTGGCAGCTGGCCAACGTGGTGGAGAACATCGAGCGTCTCAAGCTGGTGACCCAGATGGACTCAGACGAGGAGGACGTCTGCCCCGAGCACGGGGAGAAGGTCTACTTCTTCTGCGAGGACGATGAGATGCAGCTGTGCGTGGTGTGCCGGGAGGCCTGGGAGCACCGCGCCCACACCGTGCGCTTCCTGGAGGACGCGGCGGGGCCCTACCGG GAACAAATACAGAAGTGTCTTGAGTGtctaagaaaagagagagaggagattcAAGAAATTCAGTCCAGGGAAAATCGAAGGATACAAGTCCTCCTG ACTCAGGTGGCCACCAAGAAACAAAAGGTGATTTCTGAGTTTGCACATCTGAGCCAGTTCCTGGAAGAGCAGCAGAGCATCCTCCTAGCCCAGCTGGAGAAGCTGGATGAGGACATCCTGAAGCATCGGGATGAGTTTGATGTCCTGGTCGCTGGGGAGATCGGCCGGTTCAACAGCCTCATTGAGGAActggaggagaagaaggagaggcCGGCGAGGGAGCTCCTGACG gATATCAGAAGTACTCTAATCAG ATGTGAAACCAGAAGGTGCCGGAAACCAGTGGCTATATCTCCGGAGCTGGGCCAGAGGATTCGGGACTTCCCCCAGCAAGCCTTCCCGCTGCGGAGGGAGATGAAGCTGTTTCTGG AAAAACTCAGCTTTGAGTTGGATTATGAGCCAG CGCACATCTCTCTAGATCCCCGGACTTCCCACCCCAAGCTCCTGCTCTCCGAGGACTATCAGCAGGCTCGTTTCTCCTACAAGTGGCAGAAGTCACCGGACAACCCGCAGCGTTTTGACCGGGCCACCTGTGTCCTGGCCCACTGCGGCTTCACTGGGGGCAGACACACGTGGGTGGTCAGTGTGGACTTGGCTCACGGGGGCAGCTGCACCCTGGGCGTGGTCAGTAGGGACATCCGCCGGAAGGGGGAGCTGCGGATGCGGCCAGAGGAGGGGGTGTGGGCGGTGAGGCTGGCGTGGGGCTTCGTCTCAGCCCTGAGCTCCTTCCCCACCCGCCTGACCCTGGAGGAGCAGCCCCAGCAGGTGCGGGTGTCCATCGACTACGAGGTGGGCTGGGTGACCTTTGCCAACGCCGTCACCCAGGAACCCATTTACACCTTCACTGCCTCCTTCACCCAGAAGGTCTTTCCCTTCTTTGGGCTCTGGGGCCGAGGGTCCAAGTTCTCCCTGAGTTCCCAAGAGGGTGCAGATACCCTATCCTAA